Below is a window of Agrobacterium vitis DNA.
AACGCGGCATTCCCGTATGGACCCGGCTGGAGGATGTGCCCGATGTGGTCTTGTAATATGAGGATGCGCGATAGCGAACCTTCGTAGAACAGACGAGCCGACGCCGGGCATTTTCCCGGTTTTGGCCGGTGATCATAAAGGAGGCGCGGTTGCAAATCCAATAGAACACATGAGCTAATGGATTCCCTCTATCTCCCATGCCACTGGATGATCCGGCATCACCCCGCAGGGTTGCGGCGGTGACCGGCAGGAGCGATCAAATCGCAGTTTCTGCCAGGATTGTGGCCAGGATTGTGGAGAGAATAGGGGACAGATGTTGATGAGAAGAGTTTTGCACGGGCTTTTTAGTCTGATGATTTTGTCTGGTCTGGTTTCATGCCAGACACCTCAGGAATCTGCCAGCAACGCGGAAATGACCTGTAGCGCACAAGGCCTGAAGCCGGGGACAACGCGCTACCAGAAATGTGTTGGGGCGACCTATCAGAGCAATCGCATGCAGGCCAAGCAGGCCGAAAGCAATGTGGCTGCCGGTGCGGCGATCGGCGTACTTGGAGGTGCTGTTCTTGGTGCCAGCCTGGACAACCGGCACCATTATTATCGTCGCTGCGGGCCTTTGGGTTGCTATTACTAAAAGCATTTCCAGCAAAAGTGTGTAGCGGTTTTGGCAATCGGAAATGCGTGGAGAGCAAAACCATTTCCAGCAAAAGTGCGTAAGCGGTTTTGCTGGAAATCTCCCAAGTGCGAGAGCTTAGTATCACATCGGCGGCACGACGCCCTTGGTGCCGACCACGACGCGGCTTGAGGCGATTGTGCCGTCCTCGGCTTTTTCGGCATTCACGAACACGGTGGCGCCGCTCTTCAGGTCGGCTTCGACGGCGGGGGCGAAGGTGACGATGGGCGTGCCTTCGGGAATGGAGATGGTTTTTTCACCGCCCTTATAGGTCAGGGTCAGGGTCGGGCCATCGACGGCTTTGACAGCGTTGGCCACGGTGGCATTGGTCATTGTGCTGCCGGGCTGAAGATCCCAGGGGCGGCTGCCTTCGCCGGTGCCTTTCATGGCGGCGGGAAAGATCACCACTTCCAGTGCATTATTGCCACCATCCGATTTGGGAGCCGAGGCAATACCGACAAAATCGCCGGGCTTGATCTCATCGGCGGAGGCCTTGGCGACGCTGGAGATTTTCCAGCCGTCCTTCAGTGCAATCTTCGCCGTCTCCCCCTCGCGGGTCTTGACGGTCAGCACCTTGCCCTCAAAGCTTTCGACCGTGCCGCGAATGCGCAACGCTTCCGCCGCCTCGGCACTCATGCCAATACCCAGCGCCAGAAGGCTGCCTGCGAGAAGGGAGAGGGTGGTTTTCGATCGTACCATTGTCGTGCAAAGCATGGTGCTGCTCTTTCTGTTAAACCTGTCGCCATATCCTAACAGTCCGTCCAATAATCGCCGCTGGCCGTCTGCAAATGGCAATTTCTGCGCTTCCGGTACTCACGTACGTTAAGTACGCTCCGTTCCGGTTCTCGAAATCACCATTTTCGCCAGGCCAGCAGCAATTCTTGAACAGACTGTAACAGATCTGACTGCTGCCGCTGCTCTTTCAAGCAGTGGACACGAATAGTTGAGAGCACAGACTTTGGTGTCGGTCACTTGACCGGCTCAGCCGCCGCCACTGTTCCCGGCGCACGACGGCAGCCGGAAAACACGTCGAGCGCGGGATTATAGACTTTGGTCGCCACATCCATCAGGCCCAGCACGCTGTGGAACAGATTGTCGTGGGAGCGCGGTTCGGCTGTGGTCTTTGCCAGGCAGGCCCGGTCATAGCCGCCATCCTGGGCGAGATCGTCGGCCAGCCAGAACAGCATCGGCACATGGGTCTGTTCGGTTGGCGCCACCATATAGGGCATGCCATGCAGATAGATACCGTTTTCGCCAAGCGACTCGCCATGGTCGGACAGATAAACGACGGCGCCAGCCAGCGTGGCGGACCGCTGTTTCAGCGTGTCGATCACCTCAGCAACAATATGGTCGGTATAGAGTATCGTGTTGTCGTAGGCATTGCGGATTTCCTGCGGGCTGCATTTGCCAAAATCATTGGCGCGGCAATCCGGCTGGAATCTGCGAAATTCCTCCGGATAGCGCGCGTAATAGGCAGGCCCATGGCTGCCAAGCTGATGCAGCACCAGCACGCTGTCGCCCTTGATCCCGTCCAGCCAGCCGTTCAGCTTGTCGGTCAGGATGCCATCCAGACATTCGCCATCCTTGCAAAAGCGCGGATCGGCAGACGGTGGCAGAAACGTATAGGGCACCCGGTCGGCGACATTGTAATGGCCGGTGTCATTGTCCAGCCAGGTCACGGAGACCTTGGCATAGCCCAGCACATCCAGCAGGTTTTGCCGCTCGGCGGCCTTGCGGTGGCTATAGCTCGCCCGCGTCAGGTCGGAGAACATGCAAGGGATGGAGACGGCGGTTGCCGTGCCGCAACTGGTCGTGTTGGTGAAATAGGTGACGCCCCGGGCTTTCAGCTGCGGATTGGTGTCGCGCTGATAGCCGCCCAGCGAGAAATTCGCTGCCCGTGCGGTTTCCCCGGCAACGATGACAGTGACGCGCGGCTTGGTGATGGCGGCGGTATTGATCCGGTGGGCGTCGGTGCCGATCGGCCCTGCCACGATATTCCGGTCCCGGTTGGCGTCGATGGTATAGCGTACGGCATTGGCAATCGGCAGGAATGGGTTCAGCCGGTCGAGAATATCGTTATGGGCGCGCCCGACGCCTGCAAAGGTTCGGTAATCGCTGAAGGCGGCGGCGGCAAACACCGCGACACAGGCGATGATGACGCCAGCATTATGGGCAACTTTGCTGAGGAAAGGCCGGTGGCGGACCCGCAGCCAGACGATCAGCAGCGAGGGCAAAACACCGGTCAGAACCACATGCATCAGAAAACGGGGCGTCAGCAGATGGGCCGTTTCCGCCCCGGTTGAAACCGCAGCATTGCGGATCATTTCGCGGTCGATGATCGTGCCGAACTGGTCGGTAAACCATGACGATAGCGAGGCGGTGATCACCAGGAAGATCAGCACCGGCTTTACCAGATATTTTGCCGAGAACAGCGTGAGGATCGCCAGGCACATGGCGGAAATGCCGAGTGCAAACAGGCCGAAAGCCAGTGGCGAGGTATCGGCCAGATAGCCATGCGCCTTGATCCAGAACGTGGTGTTGGTCACCGCCAGCAGATAGGCTGTGGTCAGGATGCACAGCGTCACGCTGCCGATCTGTGGTCTGAACGTGAAGACGCTGGTTTTTCCGGCACGATAATTCAAGCAACGTCCTCCACATGACCGTTTTATGTCGGTCGCATGGCACGCAGTCCTGACAGGAAGCTGAATATCGGAAAATGTTAAAAACCGAATTCAGACGTTAAAAGCCGACCTTTCCACAGAATGTATTGGTATAAAAAGCAATTTCAGGTTGTTTTTAGGGGTGTAGGCTGGCCCAGCCTGCCGGTGAACCGCTATTGGATCGATCAAAGGTCCAGCCGCATCAGCACCTGCGGCCCGGCCTTGCCGCCGAGATAGGTCTGGCCGGTATTCTGCCAGCCGCTTTTTGTGTAGAGGCCAATTGCCGTGGGATTGCGCAGGTTGACGGTGAGGAAACAGTGTCTGGCCGGATAATGGCGGGCGAGATAGGCGGGAAGGGCGACCATGGCTGCCTTGCCAAAGCCTTTTCCCTGAAATTGGCTGCCGACGATCAGCGCCCGCAGGCCGAGATCGCCGGGCTGGAAACCGTGCTCTGCCAAATCAAACCCTGCGAGCCGGGTGTCATAGCCCCGGTCAATCTTGAAGAAGCAGACAGGCTCCTCACAGACACTGCCGATGTGAAAATCCACCGCCGGATCAGCGTCTTCGACGGCTTCTGCAATCGAACCGGCAAAGACCTGCTGCGCGGGCGGCAAGGCCAGATGCAGTACGCGGGCGCAGTCTTCGCGCGCCAGCGGTGCCAGGGTCAGCGTCGGAGCTGGATGCATCGGTTACTCCGCAACCCGTCTTTCCCACATGGCCTTGAAGGCCGGGCGGCTCTGGCAGCGGTCAAGCCAGGCACTGACGCTCGGATGGGCGTCCATCACCGGCGTATAAGGCTGGGCGTAGCGAACGATTTCGGCAAGATTGATGTCAGCCACCGTGAAGCGGTCGGACACGGCGAATTCCTTGGCCGAGAAATGCTTTTCCAGCACGGCCATCGGCCGCTTCAACAACCGGGCGGCAGCGGCTGCTTCCGATTGACCGGCTTCACTGTCCAGCCGACCGTCCATGGAGATCCGGGAGATTTTCAGCGCATTGCCTTCGATTTCGGTGGCAGCAAACAGCGACCACTGCATCATCAGCGCATCTTCCTCCAGATCCCTCGGACCGATCTCGCCGCCATATTGCTTGGCGAGGTAGAGGGTGATGGCGAGCGATTCGGAGAGCACTAGCCCGTCATCCTCGATTACCGGGATCGCGCCGAAGGGATTGATGGCCAGAAAGGCTGGCGACTGCGTGTTGATCGGCGCATCCGGCGCCAGCGGATTGTCCAGCTTCACCGCCTGCAGAACCGGGATATGATCGAAGGCCAGTTCCAGCTCTTCCGCAAGCCATATGACGCGCGTGGCGCGGGATTTATAGCAGCCATAGACTTTCAACATGGAGGGGCTCCCTGAGATGATGTTGGTGCAGAGGCTATCCTTGAAATGCAGCCTTGGGAAGCGCGGGATTGACAGTGAAAACAGTTTGCGCCTATCAATCTTAACAGGGTCCGCAGTTCACCCAGACGCTACCGCTCCTGCAAAGGAGAGCTAAACCTGCATCATACCTACAGCGAACCTTTGTGGGCCATATATGGCGCACGGCGCTGTAGACCCACGGCACGCTTTATTGCGCCCGCTGGCAGGACGGTGGCTACCGGCATGGCATGGGCGCATCTATCGAAGGATAAAGCGATGTCGCGTCTGACTTACTCTTATGAAATTGCAGATATTTCCGATCTTGCCCGCCGTCTTGGCCGCGAACTTCAAAAGCATGAGAGAGCACCCGGCCATGTCGAGCTTCTCAATATGCTCGCCCGCGCCTCAGGCCACGCCAATTTCCAGCACTGGAAAGCCTCACGCGCCGCCCAGGCAAGACTGGCTCTGCCAAAGGCGGCCGATCCGCCGGTTGATTACCGGCTTGTCGAGGCCGTCGCACGCTGCTTCGATGGCAAGGGCGTGCTGATCCGCTGGCCATCCAAAACCAGCCATCAGCGGCTGGGTCTGTGGAAGCTCTGGGCGGCCTTTCCCGCCGATAGGGACATGCCGGAAACAGAGGTCAATGCGCTGCTCCGAAGCTTGAATGGCTTTGGCGATCATGTCCTGCTGCGCCGGGAAATGGTCAATAACAGGCTGTTGTCGCGCACGCTGGATTGCCGCCTCTACCGAAGGGTGGAAAGCCGTCCGCCGCCGGACGCCCTGGCCTTGATCGAACTGTGACGGCGGCCCCGGCCACCGTCTTCGTCGGCAAGCCTCGTCAATAACCCTTGGCGGAACCGGCGACAGCTCGGCTGTCGATGGCGCCGAAATAGCCGGATGCCTTGTCTGCGGCCTTGGCAATGTCAGAGACGCTCTTGCCTCCAACCAGAATGCCGGCGGCCTGGCCCCAGACCGGGCCGTCATTGCCGCCATCAAGGGTATAGCCCATGTCCTTCAGCTTCTGGAGCGTATCGGGCGATAGCGCGTAGGGCTCGTAATAGATCTTGTCCGGCTGCCATTGATGGTGAATGCGCGGCGCATTGACGGCGGCGGAAATGTCCATGCCGAAATCCACCACATTGAGGATCGCTTCCAGCGTGATGGTGATGATGCGTGAGCCGCCGGGGCTGCCGATCACCATGAACGGCTTGCCATCCTTGGTGACGATGGTCGGGCTCATCGAGGAGAGCGGCGTTTTCTTCGGCGCAATCGCATTGGCCTCGCCCTGCACCAACCCGTAGAGATTGGCCACACCGGGCTTGGAGGTGAAATCGTCCATCTCGTTGTTGAGGAGAATGCCGGTGCCGGGGGCGACCACGCCCGCGCCGAACGAGCCGTTCAGCGTATAGGTGACGGAAACCGCGTTGCCGTCACCGTCGATGATTGAATATTGCGTGGTCTCGGTGCTTTCCTTGCCCCCGAACGGCTTCAGATTGGCGGATTGACCGGCTTTATCAGGAGTGATCTTAGCGCGGATTTCGGCGGCATAGGCCTTGTCCAGCATTTTTGGCAGCGGATTGTTGACAAAGTCCGGATCGCCCAGCGCCGCATTGCGATCAACATAGGCATAGCGCATCGCCTCGACCATCTGATGCACGGTGGTGGCCGCGCCGTAGCCTTGCTCGGCCAGCGGATAGGCCTCCAGAATATTGAGGATTTCGCAGATGATCACCCCGCCCGATGATGGCGGCGGCGAGGAGATGATATGGTAGCCGCGATAATCGCATTCGACCGGCTTCAACTCACGCACCGCATAGGTCTCAAAATCTGAGGCGGTCAAGATGCCCTTGCCATCGGCGCTGGCCTTGGCAATCGCCTGGGCAGGCATGCCCTTGTAGAAGGCATCAGGGCCTTTTTCGGCAATGCTGGCCAGCACATTGGCCAGATCTGGCTGTTTCAGCACTTCGCCTGCGCCATAGGGCGCGCCATCGGCTTTCAGGAAGATTTTTGCCGCTGCCGGGTCTTTTGCCAGTCGCTTGGCACCACCGGCCAGAATGGCGGCATCGCCCTGGTTGAGCGTGAACCCGTCACGGGCCAGCGCAATCGCCGGGGCAAGCAGGGTGGCGCGGTCCTTGGCGCCGTATTTTTCCCGCGCCAGTTCCAGGCCCTTGACGGTACCGGGCACGCCGACGGCCAGATAGCCATCCAGGCTGGCACGCGGCACGATCTCGCCCTTGTCGTCGAGATACATGTCCTTCTTGGCGGCCAGCGGCGCCTTTTCACGGAAATCGATGAAATCGGTACTGCCATCTTTCAGCCGAATGGTCATGAAGCCGCCGCCGCCGATATTTCCGGCGGTCGGATAGGTCACCGCCAGCGCATAGCCGACAGCCACGGCGGCATCGACCGCATTGCCGCCGGATTTCAGAACCTGCACGCCGATATCGGTCGCCAGATGCTGGGCCGTGACCACCATGCCGTTTCGGCCTTCGACCGGAGCAGGCGAGGCGGCATGAAGCGATGTCATCGGCGCAAGCACCAGTGCCAGCGCTGTCAACAGGCCTGAGGATGGGAACAGCAAGGATCTACAGCGGAACATAATCATCAAAACGACCTCTGGAGCACAACAGGTTTTCGTTTGTCTTTTCGGAAAAATCGGATTTCCCTTTTCCGGGACAATCATTGGCCGAAAGAGAATACGGTCATCCGGCGAGGTCGAAAGGTATCACCCATAACGGATCTTGCAACCACGGCAGCGGCAAGATCAATCCGATTTTCCGGTCCATCGTTTCATGCGCACCCGATGTCATGCAAAACCGGCGGCAATCTGAAGTATGAATGGAAGGCGGCCCTTGGTATTAAATCTTATCTCCGGCCTCTTTGGCCAGCATCGTTCCCCGGCATTCCAGCCCACAGATGAAGCGATCGAACAGGGTTTCGAATGTGATGATGTCGTCAGCGCTCCAGTCTTCCACGGTCTGGCCAATCACCTCGCGGCGCACAGTGTCGAAGTGATGCAGCAATTCCTCGCCGACTGGCGTCAGGGTGACGATGGTGCGCCGGGCATCGGCCTGTGAGGCCTCCCGCCGCAGGGCGCCGCGCCGGACGAGATCGGCCACGACGCGGCTTGCCCGCGACGGATCGATACGCATCTGCTCGGCAATCACCCCGACGGTCACTTCCTGGCCACGCGCGGCATGGGAAACCACCTTCACCACATCGAAGTGGGAAAGTTCCATGCCGTGGCCCTCGCTCATCCGGCTGAGCGCAATGCGCGACATGAAGCGGCGGCCCATCATCATGCGCAGCCGGGCCATGGTCTGTGAAATGCCGTCCAAGGCCGTTTCGACGCCCGCAGGGGCTTGCTCACCAGCAAGATCGGCGCCCGGGGCGGGCAGATGTTCGGCGCGGTCTTGAGGTTGGGTCATGCGAAAGCCAGTGCAGATGGGAGTTCACGAAAATATGTGCTTTTATCATATATGTGCTGATTGACAATAAAACACAATATATGCTTTTATCACATATATGACAAGAGCAATGAACGTTCCGTT
It encodes the following:
- the ggt gene encoding gamma-glutamyltransferase yields the protein MTSLHAASPAPVEGRNGMVVTAQHLATDIGVQVLKSGGNAVDAAVAVGYALAVTYPTAGNIGGGGFMTIRLKDGSTDFIDFREKAPLAAKKDMYLDDKGEIVPRASLDGYLAVGVPGTVKGLELAREKYGAKDRATLLAPAIALARDGFTLNQGDAAILAGGAKRLAKDPAAAKIFLKADGAPYGAGEVLKQPDLANVLASIAEKGPDAFYKGMPAQAIAKASADGKGILTASDFETYAVRELKPVECDYRGYHIISSPPPSSGGVIICEILNILEAYPLAEQGYGAATTVHQMVEAMRYAYVDRNAALGDPDFVNNPLPKMLDKAYAAEIRAKITPDKAGQSANLKPFGGKESTETTQYSIIDGDGNAVSVTYTLNGSFGAGVVAPGTGILLNNEMDDFTSKPGVANLYGLVQGEANAIAPKKTPLSSMSPTIVTKDGKPFMVIGSPGGSRIITITLEAILNVVDFGMDISAAVNAPRIHHQWQPDKIYYEPYALSPDTLQKLKDMGYTLDGGNDGPVWGQAAGILVGGKSVSDIAKAADKASGYFGAIDSRAVAGSAKGY
- a CDS encoding GNAT family N-acetyltransferase, encoding MHPAPTLTLAPLAREDCARVLHLALPPAQQVFAGSIAEAVEDADPAVDFHIGSVCEEPVCFFKIDRGYDTRLAGFDLAEHGFQPGDLGLRALIVGSQFQGKGFGKAAMVALPAYLARHYPARHCFLTVNLRNPTAIGLYTKSGWQNTGQTYLGGKAGPQVLMRLDL
- a CDS encoding phosphoethanolamine transferase: MNYRAGKTSVFTFRPQIGSVTLCILTTAYLLAVTNTTFWIKAHGYLADTSPLAFGLFALGISAMCLAILTLFSAKYLVKPVLIFLVITASLSSWFTDQFGTIIDREMIRNAAVSTGAETAHLLTPRFLMHVVLTGVLPSLLIVWLRVRHRPFLSKVAHNAGVIIACVAVFAAAAFSDYRTFAGVGRAHNDILDRLNPFLPIANAVRYTIDANRDRNIVAGPIGTDAHRINTAAITKPRVTVIVAGETARAANFSLGGYQRDTNPQLKARGVTYFTNTTSCGTATAVSIPCMFSDLTRASYSHRKAAERQNLLDVLGYAKVSVTWLDNDTGHYNVADRVPYTFLPPSADPRFCKDGECLDGILTDKLNGWLDGIKGDSVLVLHQLGSHGPAYYARYPEEFRRFQPDCRANDFGKCSPQEIRNAYDNTILYTDHIVAEVIDTLKQRSATLAGAVVYLSDHGESLGENGIYLHGMPYMVAPTEQTHVPMLFWLADDLAQDGGYDRACLAKTTAEPRSHDNLFHSVLGLMDVATKVYNPALDVFSGCRRAPGTVAAAEPVK
- a CDS encoding DUF2087 domain-containing protein, which gives rise to MSRLTYSYEIADISDLARRLGRELQKHERAPGHVELLNMLARASGHANFQHWKASRAAQARLALPKAADPPVDYRLVEAVARCFDGKGVLIRWPSKTSHQRLGLWKLWAAFPADRDMPETEVNALLRSLNGFGDHVLLRREMVNNRLLSRTLDCRLYRRVESRPPPDALALIEL
- a CDS encoding MarR family winged helix-turn-helix transcriptional regulator, with the translated sequence MTQPQDRAEHLPAPGADLAGEQAPAGVETALDGISQTMARLRMMMGRRFMSRIALSRMSEGHGMELSHFDVVKVVSHAARGQEVTVGVIAEQMRIDPSRASRVVADLVRRGALRREASQADARRTIVTLTPVGEELLHHFDTVRREVIGQTVEDWSADDIITFETLFDRFICGLECRGTMLAKEAGDKI
- a CDS encoding glutathione S-transferase family protein, encoding MLKVYGCYKSRATRVIWLAEELELAFDHIPVLQAVKLDNPLAPDAPINTQSPAFLAINPFGAIPVIEDDGLVLSESLAITLYLAKQYGGEIGPRDLEEDALMMQWSLFAATEIEGNALKISRISMDGRLDSEAGQSEAAAAARLLKRPMAVLEKHFSAKEFAVSDRFTVADINLAEIVRYAQPYTPVMDAHPSVSAWLDRCQSRPAFKAMWERRVAE